The genomic interval AAGAAAATTAGGAAGGTCTGAAATCCTACGGTATTCAAGTTTTGACTCAGGAACACAACTAGGAAGTAAAGGATTACGAGTATTATTACAAAAGACAATCCTGATATTATTATTGCTAACTTAATGTAGTTTCTTATGGTCATTCTTCACCATATACTCTTGGATGATGACATAAGAAGTAGTATTTCGGTTACATTAGCTTCTATCTCCTCAATTATCTCTTGAGACTTGTTTGCTAGATAGTTATAGAGTATCAGTAGTGGAATAGCGACTATGAGTCCTGCTGCAGTTGTTATGAGCGCTTCTGCTATACCAGTCAAAAGTTCTGATGGTGATGCAAGCCCTTTCTCTGCTAGAACAGAAGTTGCTTTTATCATTCCTAAAACAGTTCCGAGTAGTCCAAGCATAGGTGAAACTGTAACCATCGTTCCAAGAAGGTATAGGTATCTGTTCACTATTGGCATCTCTATCTTAGCGATGTCCTGTATAGACCTCTCAATTTCCTCTTTGCTCAAACCTTTTAGATAAACATCAATAGCAGTTCTCAGAATGTTTGAAGATACTGTCTTTTCAGTGTCGCATATTGCAAGTATGTCTCTGACATTACCTTTTTCTATTTTCTCCTTAGCTATACTAAAGAGTTTTTTTGTTGATCTTCTTAGATTTGTTAGGAAGAAATATCTTTCTATTGATATAGAGACACCGATTATGGAGGCGATCAGTATGAAAACCATAACTATTCCGCCTCTTGATAGATAATCAAAAGCAGATGCTATCCAATCCATATTTAGCCCTCTTCTGTAGGAATTTTCTAGGTTTGGTTGGGTATTATTCAACTATAAGATTCTGGAGTTTGTAGATGAGTTTGGTAATAACTTAATAAAAACATCCTCCTATATCGTAAAATAAAGACAGAATGAAAAATATATGACAGATAGAAGAACTATAGATCACTTTGTCAAAGACTTTCTACGAGGGGATTGAGAGTTACCTGGGTAAGTTATGAGAACGATTTATACAGAATGCTCTTCAACAAAAAATACCAAACTCTTGACTGAACTTCAGTAAAATTTATGTTATTTTATGTATTATGATGCCAACTATTATGAGTATGGAATTTATCCTGACGAGGTTAGCAGTCAGTAGGTCAAGCATCCCTTTTTGAATGTAGTTATCCTTGAAAGCCCACTTTATGTTATTTATAGCGTGAGTTATGGATAATAGTGATATTAGAGTCCATATAGGTAGTAATCCTAATATTACTGCAACTACCAATGACACATAAGCAGAAATTACTAGAAAAGCGTAGTAATACTTTGATAGTTCAGGACCTAGTATTCCTGCAAATGTTCTGTATCCAGAGTTTATATCATCTTGGATGTCTCTCATATTATTTCCGTGAAGTATAGCAACGACGAGTAGAGATATTGGTAAGAATGATATTAAAACATTCCAATTCAGAATAGTAGTTTGAACAAAGTAAGAGCCAAAGGCAATTCCTGTCCAAGCAAGAAATACTGCCAGATCACCAAGTCCTACATACTTAAAACCAAAACCTATAAATGTGTAGAAAAGTCCTAAGACACCACCAAGTATAACAAGATACAAAAATATCATATTGAAGCCTATCAAATACCATATAATTGCCGCTATGCCGATAGAGACTAATATCAGAATTGTTCCTAATGTTAAGACTTCGCTAGGCTTTAGTATGTTTTCTACAAGCACTCTACTAGAACCTAGCGTTTTCCAAGTGTCTGCTCCTCTTCTGTGGTCAAAGTAATCCGATATTGCATTAACACCGAGATGAACTGTTATCGCACCAAACAGTGTCAAAGCAAATTTTAGAATATCAACTAGTGGTGCTAGTAAAGTTCCTATTATAACAGCACCTATCGTCGCAACTAGTGACCAAGGTCTGGTTGCCTGAATATAATACTTTATCCTTGGTTCGTTTGACATTTCTCTGGCAAGTTGTTCTCTAGTGTAGTTATCAAAATTAACTTCAAATCTGGGTATCCATCCCTCAGTAAAGTAGCTTACATACAATTTCTTTAATTTCAACTTTACGACCACTGTGTTCGGGTTGGATCTAAGGAACGGGACGATCGGAAAGTTTTTCCTTGTTACTATTGACCTTTCTGGAGTTTTATCAGAATCTCCTATTATTTCCGCTTCAGCAAATCCTTGAATAAACTCGGTTGGTTCGTTCTTTTCAATTACGAAGAAGATATCTTTGTTTTCTAGAATGTTCTTGTATGCGTGACCGTCTTTCTCAAGAATTACATATATATCTCCACCATCTTCACCATAAAAAACTTTTGTTGACCAAACATTACACTTGCTGTCCTTTGTAGTTAATGTTATAGTATTATTCTTCTTGATGATCTTTGATATCGTTTTTATCTTATCTTTCTCGGTCATATCTTGCCTCTAGTTGATAGAATTTTTAATACGAAATCTTCAACATTACAAGTTAAGTTCCTTGCGTAGTAGGTTTTCTAGTATATTTTGGAAGCGCATAGTGGTTTTTATCTTACAGTTTCAACTATGCGTGTTTCTCTAATTAGAGTCACTTTTATCTGTCCTGGGAATGATATTTCTTCATAAATTCTCTTAGCGATATTTTTAGCCATCAGTTTTGCTTCCTCGTCTGATACTTTTTCGCTATCAACGAATACTCTTAACTCTCTACCTGCCTGTATAGCATAAGCTTTCTCTACATTTGGCATTGATGTTGCTATTCTTTCTAGGTTCTCAAGTCTCTTTATATAGTTCTCAATGTTTTCTTTCCTAGCACCTGGTCTTGCGGCTGATATAGCGTCTGCTACTGCTAATATACTAGCCTCTATGTATAATGGTTCAACTTCGCCGTGATGTGAAGCAATAGCATTTACTATTCTATCAGAA from Spirochaetota bacterium carries:
- a CDS encoding prenyltransferase, with product MTEKDKIKTISKIIKKNNTITLTTKDSKCNVWSTKVFYGEDGGDIYVILEKDGHAYKNILENKDIFFVIEKNEPTEFIQGFAEAEIIGDSDKTPERSIVTRKNFPIVPFLRSNPNTVVVKLKLKKLYVSYFTEGWIPRFEVNFDNYTREQLAREMSNEPRIKYYIQATRPWSLVATIGAVIIGTLLAPLVDILKFALTLFGAITVHLGVNAISDYFDHRRGADTWKTLGSSRVLVENILKPSEVLTLGTILILVSIGIAAIIWYLIGFNMIFLYLVILGGVLGLFYTFIGFGFKYVGLGDLAVFLAWTGIAFGSYFVQTTILNWNVLISFLPISLLVVAILHGNNMRDIQDDINSGYRTFAGILGPELSKYYYAFLVISAYVSLVVAVILGLLPIWTLISLLSITHAINNIKWAFKDNYIQKGMLDLLTANLVRINSILIIVGIIIHKIT
- a CDS encoding MotA/TolQ/ExbB proton channel family protein; its protein translation is MDWIASAFDYLSRGGIVMVFILIASIIGVSISIERYFFLTNLRRSTKKLFSIAKEKIEKGNVRDILAICDTEKTVSSNILRTAIDVYLKGLSKEEIERSIQDIAKIEMPIVNRYLYLLGTMVTVSPMLGLLGTVLGMIKATSVLAEKGLASPSELLTGIAEALITTAAGLIVAIPLLILYNYLANKSQEIIEEIEANVTEILLLMSSSKSIW